A genomic region of Lagenorhynchus albirostris chromosome 18, mLagAlb1.1, whole genome shotgun sequence contains the following coding sequences:
- the LOC132508704 gene encoding syncytin-1-like — translation METPVVPRGYTHMQDCGGITAYLVQEYRVTGASQNWQCYHKPKPLPPRATCPCSTFQESMHSMCYSSYQQCIGANNKTYFTAILQNNKSPTISDDNKYLQAGCTGTPGTPVCWNTRAPTHMSDGGGPQDAVRQIETRRQIEEAYRHLYPQLSYHPLILPKVDPSELDSQTMSILEATFALLNTTNPNLAQDCWLCLPQGPPRPIAIPTFANLNISERCNPTSLPEPFPIQFSKFSTTFNTSCFVKNDSLSNASIDLGILSSTGCSQYIPVNSSLCSPNTTVFVCGSNLAYTYLPPNWTGVCTLATLLPNVDLISGDTPLPIPSFDLWAGRTKRAITVLPLLVGLGITGAVATGSTGLGVSLHSYSQLSRQLIEDVETLSGTIQDLQDQLDSLAEVVLQNRRGLDLLTAEQGGICLALKKKCCFYANKSGIVRNKIHQLQEDLARRRQELADNPLWWFWGVNFLDLVKAASIVLSCGDASCDLSCYLDTSHQRPDDRPFKLKKFLNW, via the exons ATGGAGACTCCTGTTGTTCCCCGAGGGTATACTCATATGCAGGACTGCGGGGGCATAACTGCGTATCTTGTTCAGGAATATAGGGTTACCGGGGCCTCTCAAAACTGGCAATGCTACCATAAGCCTAAGCCACTCCCCCCTCGAGCTACTTGCCCCTGTTCTACCTTCCAGGAATCAATGCATAGCATGTGCTATTCCTCTTACCAGCAATGTATAGGGGCCAATAACAAGACTTATTTCACAGCCATACTACAGAATAATAAAAGCCCCACCATTAGTGATGATAATAAATACCTTCAGGCTGGATGCACTGGCACCCCCGGGACCCCGGTATGCTGGAATACCAGGGCCCCCACACATATGTCAGACGGTGGGGGGCCCCAGGACGCAGTGCGCCAGATAGAAACCCGAAGACAAATAGAAGAGGCCTATCGGCATCTGTACCCACAGCTCAGCTACCACCCCCTAATTCTCCCTAAGGTCGATCCCTCTGAATTGGACTCCCAGACCATGTCCATACTAGAAGCTACTTTTGCGCTTTTAAATACCACCAACCCCAACTTAGCACAGGATTGCTGGCTCTGCCTTCCTCAAGGACCGCCCCGCCCTATAGCCATCCCCACCTTCGCCAATTTAAATATCAGCGAACGATGTAACCCAACTTCACTCCCCGAGCCGTTCCccatacaattttcaaaattttcaaccaCCTTTAATACCTCATGCTTTGTCAAGAACGATTCCCTCTCTAACGCCAGTATTGACTTGGGAATCCTTTCATCCACTGGATGTAGTCAATATATCCCCGTGAACTCCTCCCTCTGTAGTCCTAATACCACTGTCTTTGTCTGTGGAAGTAACCTAGCATACACCTATTTACCCCCGAATTGGACAGGGGTCTGCACCCTGGCCACTCTCCTCCCCAATGTAGACCTGATCTCGGGAGACACCCCATTGCCCATTCCCAGCTTTGACCTCTGGGCAGGGAGAACCAAACGAGCCATTACAGTCCTGCCCCTCCTGGTAGGATTAGGAATTACAGGAGCTGTGGCCACAGGGAGCACGGGCCTTGGGGTCTCCCTTCACTCCTATAGTCAGCTGTCTAGGCAATTAATAGAAGATGTAGAAACTCTCTCTGGGACCATTCAGGACTTACAGGACCAATTAGATTCGCTGGCCGAGGTGGTCCTACAGAATAGGAGGGGCTTAGACTTGCTGACAGCTGAACAGGGTGGGATATGCCTCgccctaaaaaaaaaatgttgtttctaTGCAAATAAATCAGGCATTGTAAGAAACAAGATccaccagctccaggaagaccTAGCTCGCCGCCGGCAAGAATTAGCGGATAATCCCCTTTG GTGGTTTTGGGGAGTAAACTTTCTAGATCTTGTGAAGGCTGCATCCATCGTACTCTCTTGTGGGGATGCCTCCTGTGACCTGAGCTGCTATTTAGATACATCTCATCAACGACCAGATGATAGACcctttaaattgaaaaaatttctaaattggtaa